Proteins encoded by one window of Modestobacter marinus:
- a CDS encoding ABC transporter ATP-binding protein, giving the protein MSLPKQWPTPTRVVRRYTTAWQQFGPFLGSSKSRIAVMAGGSVVAGLVEAVLLALVASLATALSQGQTQVDALPGPLEFEAPLLVLCLVGMGVAVFRGALQVWLAYVPASMSAAVMANLRRDLFERFTSASWKIQSAERDGHFQSLMTTQAIQASAAVTTLSEGISAVLMFFTLLASAFLLSAPTALILIGASAVLFVMLAPLARRQRGHARALSAENVEYAKGVQEMVQLAEETQVFGASRAYREAVEGMIQEVRRPLLQTRFLNRAVPALYQSVAFFLLLLALTIVFLSGATAIGELGAVVLILIRSLTFGQRIQASSTRMNELIPYMGRLRRALDHYADHTRQDGDQPLSRIERLGMSHVDFGYDAKTPVLHDVSFEASRGEVIGIVGPSGAGKSSIVQLLLRLRLPTSGTVTVNDQDGRDFRLEDWRHRVSYVPQSPQLLWGTVADNIRFYRDDISDADVEEAARKASLHEEILSWPKGYQTVIGQRAAAISGGQRQRLCLARALAGRPDVLILDEPTSALDVKSEQAVQESLARMKGEVLLLLVAHRVSTLSICDRVMVMGDGRLQGIAEPEVLLRDNDFFREITEISQAGHSVP; this is encoded by the coding sequence TTGTCACTGCCGAAGCAGTGGCCGACCCCGACCCGGGTCGTCCGGCGCTACACGACCGCGTGGCAACAGTTCGGTCCCTTCCTCGGCTCGTCGAAGTCGCGCATCGCGGTGATGGCCGGCGGCTCGGTGGTCGCCGGTCTGGTCGAGGCCGTGCTGCTGGCCCTGGTCGCCTCCCTCGCCACCGCGCTCTCGCAAGGGCAGACGCAGGTCGACGCCCTCCCCGGCCCGCTCGAGTTCGAGGCACCGCTGCTCGTCCTCTGCCTGGTGGGCATGGGGGTGGCCGTCTTCCGCGGCGCGCTGCAGGTCTGGCTGGCCTACGTCCCCGCGTCGATGAGCGCAGCGGTGATGGCCAACCTCCGCCGTGACCTGTTCGAGCGGTTCACCTCGGCGTCCTGGAAGATCCAGTCGGCCGAGCGTGACGGGCACTTCCAGTCCCTGATGACCACCCAGGCGATCCAGGCCTCGGCGGCGGTCACCACCCTCTCCGAGGGCATCAGCGCCGTCCTGATGTTCTTCACGCTGCTCGCCTCCGCCTTCCTGCTCAGCGCCCCGACGGCGCTGATCCTCATCGGCGCCTCGGCGGTCCTGTTCGTGATGCTGGCCCCGCTGGCCCGCCGCCAGCGCGGCCACGCCCGGGCGCTGAGCGCGGAGAACGTCGAGTACGCCAAGGGCGTGCAGGAGATGGTCCAGCTGGCCGAGGAGACGCAGGTCTTCGGCGCCAGCCGGGCCTACCGCGAGGCGGTCGAGGGGATGATCCAGGAGGTCCGTCGTCCGCTCCTGCAGACGCGCTTCCTCAACCGGGCCGTGCCGGCGCTGTACCAGAGCGTGGCGTTCTTCCTGCTGCTCCTCGCCCTCACGATCGTCTTCCTCTCCGGGGCGACGGCGATCGGCGAGCTCGGTGCGGTGGTCCTCATCCTCATCCGGTCGCTGACCTTCGGGCAGCGGATCCAGGCCTCCTCCACCCGGATGAACGAGCTGATCCCCTACATGGGCCGGCTGCGCCGGGCGCTGGACCACTACGCCGACCACACCCGGCAGGACGGCGACCAGCCGCTGTCCCGCATCGAGCGGCTCGGCATGTCCCACGTGGACTTCGGCTACGACGCCAAGACCCCCGTCCTGCACGACGTCTCCTTCGAGGCCAGCCGCGGCGAGGTGATCGGCATCGTCGGCCCGTCCGGGGCGGGGAAGTCCTCCATCGTGCAGCTGCTGCTGCGCCTCCGGCTGCCCACCAGCGGCACCGTCACGGTCAACGACCAGGACGGCCGCGACTTCCGCCTCGAGGACTGGCGGCACCGGGTCTCCTACGTGCCGCAGAGCCCGCAGCTGCTCTGGGGCACCGTCGCCGACAACATCCGCTTCTACCGCGACGACATCTCCGACGCCGACGTCGAGGAGGCCGCCCGCAAGGCCTCGCTGCACGAGGAGATCCTCAGCTGGCCGAAGGGCTACCAGACGGTCATCGGGCAGCGCGCGGCGGCGATTTCCGGCGGCCAGCGCCAGCGGCTGTGCCTGGCGCGCGCCCTGGCCGGGCGGCCCGACGTGCTGATCCTCGACGAGCCGACCAGCGCGCTGGACGTCAAGAGCGAGCAGGCGGTCCAGGAGTCCCTGGCCCGGATGAAGGGCGAGGTCCTGCTGCTGCTCGTCGCGCACCGGGTGTCCACCCTGTCGATCTGCGACCGGGTCATGGTGATGGGCGACGGCCGGCTCCAGGGCATCGCCGAGCCCGAGGTCCTGCTGCGCGACAACGACTTCTTCCGGGAGATCACCGAGATCTCGCAGGCCGGGCACAGCGTCCCCTGA
- a CDS encoding acyltransferase, which produces MSGRMRGALASTVAGSPVWAPRTRARLLRALGVRVHGSARVYPWIRFVGGVDHLEIGRGAFVNVNATIGANARIVIGDRVHLGPGVSLLPTSHDVGPREQRAGAPVSAPITIGDGAWLGAGVTVLGGVTIGAGSVIAAGALVSGDTQPDAVYGGVPARLIRRLDSSGTGPAPAPAEPTTAPAEPTTSTVE; this is translated from the coding sequence ATGAGCGGCAGGATGCGCGGCGCACTGGCCAGCACGGTGGCCGGCAGCCCGGTCTGGGCTCCCCGTACCCGGGCGCGGCTGCTCCGGGCGCTGGGCGTCCGGGTGCACGGCAGTGCCCGCGTCTACCCGTGGATCCGCTTCGTCGGCGGCGTCGACCACCTGGAGATCGGCCGGGGGGCGTTCGTCAACGTCAACGCCACGATCGGGGCCAACGCCCGCATCGTCATCGGCGACCGGGTCCACCTCGGCCCCGGGGTCAGCCTGCTGCCCACCTCCCACGACGTCGGGCCGCGGGAGCAGCGCGCCGGGGCGCCGGTCAGCGCCCCGATCACGATTGGGGACGGCGCCTGGCTCGGCGCCGGCGTCACCGTCCTGGGCGGGGTGACCATCGGGGCGGGCTCGGTCATCGCCGCCGGCGCCCTGGTCAGCGGCGACACCCAGCCGGACGCCGTCTACGGCGGGGTGCCGGCGCGGCTGATCCGCCGCCTCGACTCGTCGGGAACCGGACCCGCACCCGCCCCGGCGGAGCCGACCACCGCCCCGGCGGAGCCGACCACTTCCACGGTGGAGTGA
- a CDS encoding ATP-grasp fold amidoligase family protein, translating to MARAPFPRLDPQRLVPVQLRRARKFYLRHGRLPPLVDFETFNDKVQWRVTRDRRELLRLTCDKLAMKEHAARLAPDLTRTPETYWFGTDVAELRDVDLPENWVLKPNHASQRVVISGGPADVDALAAEVEGWVSEPYWRRSGEWAYRTARPGLLVEEFIGTPGEVPADLKLFVFDGVPRAVAVHSRDGNVHRARYYTPDWEPLPWNGGYAPGPDTARPERLEDMLKAASLLAADFDMMRVDFYEHDGVLWFGELTPYPAAGLARYEPELDRLLGSWWELPVSGKRRLLRLR from the coding sequence GTGGCCCGTGCGCCGTTCCCCCGTCTCGACCCGCAGCGGCTGGTCCCTGTCCAGCTGCGCCGGGCGAGGAAGTTCTACCTCCGGCACGGTCGGCTGCCCCCGCTGGTGGACTTCGAGACCTTCAACGACAAGGTCCAGTGGCGGGTGACCCGCGACCGCCGCGAGCTGCTCCGGCTCACCTGCGACAAGCTGGCGATGAAGGAGCACGCCGCCCGGCTCGCGCCGGACCTCACCCGCACGCCCGAGACCTACTGGTTCGGCACGGACGTCGCCGAGCTGCGGGACGTCGACCTCCCCGAGAACTGGGTGCTGAAGCCGAACCACGCCAGCCAGCGCGTGGTGATCAGCGGTGGCCCGGCCGACGTCGACGCGCTCGCCGCGGAGGTCGAGGGGTGGGTGAGCGAGCCGTACTGGCGGCGCAGTGGCGAGTGGGCCTACCGCACCGCGCGCCCCGGCCTGCTCGTCGAGGAGTTCATCGGCACGCCGGGTGAGGTGCCGGCCGACCTCAAGCTGTTCGTCTTCGACGGCGTGCCCCGCGCCGTCGCCGTCCACAGCCGGGACGGGAACGTGCACCGGGCGCGGTACTACACCCCCGACTGGGAGCCGCTGCCCTGGAACGGCGGCTACGCCCCCGGGCCGGACACCGCACGGCCGGAGCGGCTGGAGGACATGCTGAAGGCGGCGTCCCTGCTGGCGGCGGACTTCGACATGATGCGCGTGGACTTCTACGAGCACGACGGGGTGCTGTGGTTCGGCGAGCTGACCCCGTACCCCGCGGCGGGCCTGGCCCGGTACGAGCCGGAGCTGGACCGGCTGCTGGGCAGCTGGTGGGAGCTCCCGGTCTCCGGGAAGCGGCGGCTGCTCCGCCTCCGCTGA
- a CDS encoding acyltransferase family protein, with amino-acid sequence MSAQSTAPTTGRFAWLEPVKGLAIFMVIAYHVTLYLKTADVDAVLGRAKAVFELFPMPAFFLIAGIFAGRHGATKFRALWKRRLLPLLYLYVLWSVIRTIFYFVIPGLNGELGEIPATDPLALPLILFWPSSSYWFLYALFLFTLFRWLIARAPIWVQLAGSGLVSTLFTSGLVDAHNIGWNRVGALFFFFTLGAVFSREIRDLVERARPVHLGIAFAVLVVSTALIVLGFRWVPLVVLVGQLAAVAVGILVVRYLVRVPGFGIFTSMGTASLKLYLLHLYVIVLATALIALLEPAWPRWVDVGVQVALVVLTVLASFGLARLTSRVRWLYAPPAFLRGPRRRGAQDRTPDDPEKAVTPPTELSPRPTEVRE; translated from the coding sequence ATGAGCGCCCAGAGCACTGCCCCGACGACGGGGCGGTTCGCGTGGCTCGAGCCCGTCAAGGGCCTGGCCATCTTCATGGTCATCGCCTACCACGTGACCCTCTACCTGAAGACGGCGGACGTCGACGCCGTGCTCGGCCGGGCCAAGGCCGTCTTCGAGCTCTTCCCGATGCCGGCGTTCTTCCTGATCGCCGGGATCTTCGCCGGCCGGCACGGGGCGACCAAGTTCCGCGCGTTGTGGAAGCGGCGGCTGCTGCCGCTGCTGTACCTCTACGTGCTGTGGTCGGTCATCCGGACGATCTTCTACTTCGTCATCCCCGGGCTCAACGGCGAGCTCGGTGAGATCCCGGCGACCGACCCGCTGGCGCTGCCGCTCATCCTGTTCTGGCCGAGCAGCAGCTACTGGTTCCTCTACGCGCTCTTCCTCTTCACCCTCTTCCGCTGGCTGATCGCCCGCGCGCCGATCTGGGTGCAGCTGGCCGGTTCGGGCCTGGTGTCGACCCTCTTCACCAGTGGCCTGGTCGACGCACACAACATCGGCTGGAACCGGGTCGGCGCACTGTTCTTCTTCTTCACCCTGGGTGCGGTGTTCTCCCGGGAGATCCGGGACCTCGTCGAGCGGGCGCGGCCGGTGCACCTCGGGATCGCCTTCGCCGTCCTGGTCGTGTCCACCGCGCTGATCGTCCTGGGCTTCCGCTGGGTGCCGCTCGTGGTGCTCGTCGGGCAGCTCGCCGCCGTGGCCGTCGGCATCCTGGTCGTCCGCTACCTGGTCCGGGTGCCGGGCTTCGGCATCTTCACCTCGATGGGCACCGCCAGCCTGAAGCTGTACCTGCTGCACCTCTACGTCATCGTCCTGGCGACCGCGCTGATCGCGCTGCTGGAACCGGCGTGGCCCCGGTGGGTCGACGTCGGCGTGCAGGTCGCGCTGGTCGTCCTCACCGTCCTCGCGTCCTTCGGCCTGGCCCGGCTCACCAGCCGGGTCCGCTGGCTGTACGCCCCACCGGCCTTCCTCCGCGGCCCCCGTCGCCGCGGGGCACAGGACCGCACCCCGGACGACCCCGAGAAGGCGGTCACCCCGCCGACCGAGCTGTCGCCCCGGCCCACCGAAGTGAGGGAATGA
- a CDS encoding glycosyltransferase: MSPRELPELRPGADRRLVLAASTGGHLAQLVRLAPGLGASDDSLWITFPTAQSESLLAGRNVLHVPYIRPREGLKIARAFRTILPRLRSEHFDAAVSTGSALALAALPAAQLAGIPSLYIESVSRVNGPSVSGRVLAAMRFAELRTQHPAWAGGRWGTHPSVFSAFRMVPRPVRSEGPARLFITLGTLRGYPFHSIIDRILELGLADEHTVWQLGETEPAVELPGRVHHELSGQDFDQCARDADVVITHAGVGSVLGLLEMGIAPVAVVRRRFRGEHVDDHQQQLAGLMKSSGIGFAVEVDELCPEVVAAAARSRVEVDPGTTGESGTSLSRPDRP; the protein is encoded by the coding sequence ATGTCCCCCCGAGAGCTGCCCGAGCTCCGGCCCGGCGCCGACCGCCGGCTCGTGCTGGCCGCCTCCACCGGCGGGCACCTGGCCCAGCTGGTCCGCCTGGCCCCGGGGCTCGGTGCGTCCGACGACTCGCTCTGGATCACCTTCCCCACCGCTCAGAGCGAGTCGCTGCTGGCGGGGCGGAACGTCCTGCACGTGCCCTACATCCGGCCGCGCGAGGGGCTGAAGATCGCCCGTGCGTTCCGGACGATCCTGCCGCGGCTGCGGTCCGAGCACTTCGACGCCGCGGTGAGCACCGGGTCGGCGCTGGCCCTGGCCGCACTGCCCGCCGCGCAGCTGGCCGGCATCCCGTCGCTCTACATCGAGAGCGTCTCGCGGGTGAACGGGCCCTCGGTCAGCGGACGGGTGCTGGCCGCGATGCGCTTCGCCGAGCTCCGGACGCAGCACCCCGCCTGGGCGGGGGGCCGGTGGGGCACCCACCCGAGCGTGTTCTCGGCGTTCCGGATGGTCCCCCGGCCGGTGCGCAGCGAGGGGCCGGCCCGGCTGTTCATCACCCTGGGCACGCTCCGCGGCTACCCGTTCCACTCGATCATCGACCGCATCCTGGAGCTGGGCCTGGCCGACGAGCACACGGTCTGGCAGCTGGGGGAGACGGAGCCGGCGGTCGAGCTGCCGGGCCGGGTGCACCACGAGCTGTCCGGCCAGGACTTCGACCAGTGCGCGCGCGACGCGGACGTGGTGATCACCCACGCCGGTGTGGGCAGCGTCCTCGGGTTGCTCGAGATGGGGATCGCCCCGGTCGCGGTCGTGCGCCGCCGGTTCCGTGGCGAGCACGTCGACGACCACCAGCAGCAGCTGGCCGGGCTGATGAAGAGCAGCGGGATCGGCTTCGCCGTCGAGGTCGACGAGCTCTGCCCGGAGGTCGTCGCGGCAGCTGCGCGCTCCCGGGTGGAGGTCGACCCGGGTACCACGGGGGAGAGCGGGACGTCGCTGTCCCGCCCCGACCGGCCCTGA
- a CDS encoding glycosyltransferase has product MVLHSLREPDGTTQYADQMVQGAAPDVDVRFFDWQTGLFGRYDVLHVHWPELLIRDSRRPWLRFVKRRLLELLLLRLRVRRIPLVWTAHNLSPHEQGSRSDHRSLDRFYRHVDLVIRLNPASPVTAGRETVTIPHGHYRQPFAQYPQPEAQPGRLLYFGIIRPYKGVDVLIDAFRGIDRADLRLRIVGNPHPGQAELVHERSAGDPRIDTLLRLVSDQELVEEICCSQLVVLPYRGSMHNSGSLFAALSLGRPVLVPESPTNAALSEEVGPGWILQYPGELTPQVLEEAIAATAARRGGEPRLDDRDWERIGLHHRDAYRRARVLSGRG; this is encoded by the coding sequence GTGGTGCTGCACTCCCTGCGCGAGCCGGACGGCACCACGCAGTACGCCGACCAGATGGTCCAGGGCGCGGCGCCGGACGTCGACGTCCGCTTCTTCGACTGGCAGACGGGGCTGTTCGGCCGGTACGACGTGCTGCACGTGCACTGGCCGGAGCTGCTCATCCGCGACAGCCGGCGGCCGTGGCTGCGGTTCGTCAAGCGCCGGCTGCTGGAGCTGCTGCTCCTGCGCCTGCGGGTGCGGCGGATCCCGCTGGTGTGGACGGCGCACAACCTCAGCCCGCACGAGCAGGGCAGCCGGTCCGACCACCGGTCGCTGGACCGGTTTTACAGGCACGTCGACCTGGTGATCCGGCTCAACCCGGCCAGCCCGGTCACCGCCGGGCGCGAGACGGTGACGATCCCGCACGGGCACTACCGGCAGCCCTTCGCCCAGTACCCGCAGCCCGAGGCGCAGCCGGGGCGGCTCCTGTACTTCGGCATCATCCGGCCGTACAAGGGCGTCGACGTCCTCATCGACGCCTTCCGCGGCATCGACCGCGCCGACCTGCGGCTGCGGATCGTCGGCAACCCGCACCCGGGCCAGGCCGAGCTGGTGCACGAGAGGTCCGCGGGCGACCCCCGCATCGACACCCTGCTCCGCCTGGTGAGCGACCAGGAGCTGGTCGAGGAGATCTGCTGTTCGCAGCTGGTGGTCCTGCCCTACCGCGGGAGCATGCACAACTCGGGGTCCCTCTTCGCGGCGCTGTCCCTGGGGCGGCCGGTCCTCGTGCCGGAGTCGCCGACCAACGCGGCGCTGTCGGAGGAGGTGGGCCCCGGGTGGATCCTGCAGTACCCCGGTGAGCTGACCCCGCAGGTGCTCGAGGAGGCGATCGCCGCCACCGCGGCCCGCCGGGGCGGGGAGCCGCGGCTCGACGACCGCGACTGGGAGCGGATCGGGCTCCACCACCGCGACGCCTACCGACGGGCCCGAGTGCTCAGCGGGCGAGGGTGA
- a CDS encoding polysaccharide pyruvyl transferase family protein, whose amino-acid sequence MTKAIERAHRIWRRAVVASGLPSLVDRRIIRSRVRAEPRVRGRHLLLAAPGGGNVGDQAMLESVLENTAGPVTLVVPDPAAVELPEEFRQRVEVLEIPHLVYGTGADHRASVAAFGRALAGAAQLSVLGADVMDGRYSLPASVRRSNLARAAARAGVDTRIIGFSWSDRARVAARRSLAGAARDGVRLLLRDPISAERARADGIAPVEEVADVVFAARTVDGSAADELLRDVTRPVALVNVSGLLADRVDQTEEYVRIVEHLRGRGLHVLVIPHVDREQSGDMAPCAALMARVGELPDVSGVPSILSPAQVRGLTARASVTVTGRMHLAVMSLLNGVPALTLASQGKVEGLMQLFGTPELRIDAVPGFSAVVAEVIDRVLPEDSAARQSIRQALPGVVAMGQRNTADLLASVPTGQA is encoded by the coding sequence ATGACCAAGGCCATCGAGCGCGCGCACCGGATCTGGCGACGGGCGGTGGTGGCATCGGGGCTGCCCAGCCTCGTCGACCGCCGGATCATCCGGTCCCGGGTGCGTGCGGAGCCGCGCGTCCGCGGCCGGCACCTGCTCCTCGCCGCACCCGGCGGCGGCAACGTCGGGGACCAGGCGATGCTCGAGTCGGTGCTGGAGAACACCGCCGGGCCGGTGACCCTGGTCGTGCCCGACCCCGCCGCGGTGGAACTGCCCGAGGAGTTCCGGCAGCGGGTGGAGGTCCTGGAGATCCCGCACCTGGTCTACGGGACCGGCGCCGACCACCGGGCCTCGGTGGCCGCGTTCGGCCGCGCGCTCGCGGGTGCGGCCCAGCTGTCCGTCCTGGGCGCGGACGTGATGGACGGCCGGTACTCGCTGCCGGCGTCGGTCCGCCGGTCCAACCTCGCCCGGGCGGCCGCCCGCGCCGGGGTCGACACCCGGATCATCGGCTTCAGCTGGAGCGACCGGGCCCGGGTCGCGGCCCGGCGGTCGCTGGCCGGCGCGGCGCGCGACGGGGTCCGGCTCCTGCTGCGCGACCCCATCTCCGCCGAGCGCGCCCGCGCGGACGGGATCGCACCGGTCGAGGAGGTGGCGGACGTCGTCTTCGCCGCCCGGACCGTGGACGGGTCGGCGGCCGACGAGCTGCTGCGGGACGTCACCCGGCCGGTCGCGCTGGTCAACGTCAGCGGGCTGCTCGCCGACCGGGTCGACCAGACCGAGGAGTACGTCCGGATCGTGGAGCACCTGCGCGGCCGTGGCCTGCACGTGCTGGTCATCCCGCACGTCGACCGGGAGCAGAGCGGCGACATGGCGCCCTGCGCCGCCCTCATGGCGCGGGTGGGTGAGCTGCCCGACGTGAGCGGCGTGCCCTCGATCCTGTCCCCGGCGCAGGTCCGCGGGCTGACCGCCCGGGCGAGCGTCACGGTCACCGGGCGGATGCACCTGGCGGTGATGTCGCTGCTGAACGGCGTCCCGGCGCTGACCCTGGCGTCCCAGGGCAAGGTCGAGGGCCTGATGCAGCTGTTCGGGACGCCCGAGCTGCGCATCGACGCCGTCCCCGGCTTCTCGGCGGTCGTCGCCGAGGTGATCGACCGCGTCCTCCCCGAGGACTCGGCAGCCCGGCAGTCCATCCGGCAGGCGCTCCCGGGCGTCGTGGCGATGGGGCAGCGCAACACGGCCGACCTGCTGGCCTCCGTCCCCACCGGGCAGGCCTAG
- a CDS encoding lipopolysaccharide biosynthesis protein — translation MTGPTAGEGQGLGARASRGAAVTLGGQGLRVLVQLVGIAVLARLLDPEDYGLLAIVTLIVGFGELFRDFGLSSAAVQAKTLSDGQRDNLFWLNTGIGAVLAVLVCAASPLVALAFDDDRLTLVTVVMSATFLLNGVSTQYRAMHTRHLRFGKLALSEIGGQVAGVAVGIVLAVLGAGYWALVAQQLTQGLVAQVFLVATNRWLPGRVDRSASVRPFIGYGMPLLGSHLLNYLGRNMDTLVLGARYGAAPVGLYNRAFQLVMMPLLQVQAPSTRVALPVLSRLQDDRKRFAEFISFGQVALLTLIGGLFAVLFAQAESVVFVMLGPQWTEAVPVFQVLLVAGFFQAATYAVSWVFLAKGLTRTQFVYALVTRPVMAVVIVVGSTWGLLGVAVGYAVGVALAWPVALVWIARVSDAPAGRMFRNGLRTGLVFSVASALSFLSTVALPDDAHALRLVVGVLAVLGATALAALVWPTFRRDLRGIAGMRRSLRRGSGRPATRPPEDDGAPVGVPPGPAPLSLTGAAPTDPITTPKAGMDP, via the coding sequence GTGACCGGGCCCACCGCGGGGGAGGGGCAGGGGCTCGGTGCACGAGCCTCCCGGGGTGCCGCCGTCACCCTGGGCGGGCAGGGGCTCCGCGTGCTCGTCCAGCTGGTGGGCATCGCCGTCCTGGCCCGGCTGCTCGACCCCGAGGACTACGGCCTCCTCGCGATCGTGACGCTGATCGTCGGCTTCGGCGAGCTGTTCCGGGACTTCGGTCTCTCCTCGGCCGCCGTCCAGGCCAAGACGCTCTCCGACGGGCAGCGGGACAACCTCTTCTGGCTCAACACCGGCATCGGCGCCGTCCTGGCCGTGCTGGTCTGCGCCGCGTCGCCGCTGGTGGCGCTGGCCTTCGACGACGACCGGCTGACCCTCGTCACCGTCGTCATGTCGGCCACGTTCCTGCTGAACGGGGTGTCCACCCAGTACCGGGCGATGCACACCCGGCACCTGCGCTTCGGCAAGCTCGCGCTCTCCGAGATCGGCGGGCAGGTCGCCGGCGTCGCCGTCGGCATCGTGCTCGCCGTCCTCGGCGCCGGCTACTGGGCGCTGGTCGCCCAGCAGCTCACCCAGGGGCTGGTCGCACAGGTGTTCCTGGTCGCCACCAACCGGTGGCTGCCGGGCCGGGTGGACCGGAGCGCGTCCGTCCGCCCCTTCATCGGCTACGGCATGCCGCTGCTCGGCTCGCACCTGCTCAACTACCTGGGCCGCAACATGGACACCCTCGTCCTCGGTGCGCGCTACGGTGCGGCGCCCGTCGGCCTCTACAACCGCGCCTTCCAGCTGGTCATGATGCCGTTGCTGCAGGTCCAGGCGCCGTCCACGCGCGTGGCCCTGCCGGTCCTCTCCCGGCTGCAGGACGACCGGAAGCGGTTCGCCGAGTTCATCAGCTTCGGCCAGGTCGCGCTGCTCACCCTCATCGGCGGCCTCTTCGCGGTGCTCTTCGCGCAGGCCGAGTCCGTGGTGTTCGTGATGCTCGGGCCGCAGTGGACGGAGGCGGTGCCGGTCTTCCAGGTGCTGCTCGTCGCCGGGTTCTTCCAGGCCGCCACCTACGCCGTCTCCTGGGTCTTCCTGGCCAAGGGGCTGACCCGGACGCAGTTCGTCTACGCCCTGGTGACCAGGCCGGTGATGGCGGTCGTCATCGTGGTCGGCTCCACCTGGGGGCTGCTGGGCGTGGCGGTGGGCTACGCGGTCGGGGTGGCGTTGGCGTGGCCGGTGGCGCTGGTCTGGATCGCCCGCGTCTCCGACGCCCCCGCCGGGCGGATGTTCCGCAACGGGCTCCGCACCGGGCTGGTCTTCAGCGTGGCGTCGGCCCTCTCGTTCCTGTCCACGGTCGCGCTGCCGGACGACGCGCACGCGCTGCGCCTGGTCGTCGGCGTGCTCGCCGTCCTCGGCGCGACCGCCCTCGCCGCGCTCGTCTGGCCGACGTTCCGGCGCGACCTGCGGGGGATCGCCGGGATGCGCAGGTCCCTCCGGCGCGGCTCCGGCCGTCCGGCCACCCGTCCGCCGGAGGACGACGGCGCGCCCGTCGGCGTGCCTCCCGGCCCGGCCCCCCTGAGCCTCACCGGTGCGGCTCCCACCGACCCGATCACGACCCCGAAGGCGGGTATGGACCCATGA